One window of Mesorhizobium loti R88b genomic DNA carries:
- a CDS encoding potassium/proton antiporter has protein sequence MEHAIYLVTLVGTALVVAAAFSSLIAFRFGAPLLLLFLCIGLATGTDGLGIEFDNARIAYFAGSLALAVILFDSGFGTPLNALRQAAGPALSLATVGVLLTTGLFGAAAHYLLNLSWLESFLLGAAVASTDAAAVFFLLRAGEINLRERVRSTLEVESGTNDPIAIFLTITLVEIIAAHANPETNVLLTSLILGFFLNMGLGALVGVLGGLAIVRLVDRLNLDHGLLPIFVLTLSLMVFAAAGAIGGSGFLAVYIAGLIAGNSDIRAVTILKRFQDGMSWLAQIIMFLILGLFATPSQFPAIMVPAIALGLFLMFVARPIAVWLCLIPFRLPRPEVAFVSWVGLRGAVSILLAITPLLGGLENGRVIFNTAFIIVLVSLVIQGWTVGPLARRLGLIVPARLGPLDKVELELPGSAHHELLAYRVAPGSPVARGERIPRWARPSLVLRDGRSMRFQDMGRLAAGDQVYIFVPDRYPRLLDKLFASRAVVDPEDADFFGAFAVDPARSAAELEAAYTPGLTEAEQKQTVGALVTARLGGHAEYADRVLIGQIELIVRDVDDKGKITGLGLSFEPTAPVARVPVFLSAGEMGDRLSAFIRNWRKPTETQMEAARPEGTPPEAPEAQKATTEG, from the coding sequence ATGGAGCATGCGATCTATCTCGTCACGCTGGTTGGCACAGCTCTTGTCGTCGCCGCCGCGTTTTCGAGCCTGATTGCCTTCCGCTTCGGCGCTCCCCTCCTGCTTCTGTTTCTCTGCATCGGCCTTGCCACCGGCACCGACGGCCTCGGCATCGAGTTCGACAATGCCCGCATCGCGTATTTTGCCGGCTCACTGGCGCTCGCCGTCATCCTGTTTGATTCCGGTTTCGGCACGCCGCTCAACGCCTTGCGGCAGGCGGCTGGCCCGGCGCTGTCGCTGGCAACCGTCGGCGTGCTTCTCACCACCGGGCTCTTCGGCGCCGCCGCCCACTATCTGCTCAACCTCAGCTGGCTGGAGTCCTTCCTGCTCGGTGCCGCAGTCGCCTCGACCGACGCCGCGGCGGTGTTCTTCCTGCTGCGCGCCGGCGAGATCAATCTGCGCGAGCGCGTGCGTTCAACGCTTGAGGTGGAATCCGGCACCAACGACCCGATCGCCATCTTCCTGACCATCACGCTGGTCGAGATCATCGCTGCGCACGCCAACCCCGAAACCAATGTCCTGCTCACCAGCCTGATCCTTGGCTTCTTCCTCAACATGGGCCTTGGCGCACTCGTCGGCGTGCTGGGCGGCCTTGCCATCGTGCGCCTCGTCGACCGGCTCAATCTCGACCATGGCCTGCTGCCGATCTTCGTGCTGACCCTGTCGCTGATGGTCTTTGCCGCGGCCGGCGCCATTGGCGGTTCGGGATTCCTGGCGGTCTATATCGCCGGTCTCATTGCCGGCAATTCCGACATCCGCGCCGTCACCATCCTGAAACGCTTCCAGGACGGCATGTCGTGGCTGGCGCAGATTATCATGTTCCTGATCCTTGGCCTGTTCGCGACGCCCTCGCAATTTCCGGCCATCATGGTGCCGGCGATAGCGCTTGGCCTGTTCCTGATGTTCGTGGCCCGCCCGATCGCGGTCTGGCTTTGCCTGATCCCGTTCCGCCTGCCGCGTCCCGAAGTCGCCTTCGTCTCCTGGGTGGGCCTGCGCGGCGCGGTGTCCATCCTGCTCGCCATCACGCCGCTGCTCGGCGGACTGGAGAACGGCCGCGTCATCTTCAACACCGCCTTCATCATCGTGCTGGTGTCGCTGGTCATCCAGGGCTGGACCGTCGGCCCGCTGGCGCGCCGCCTTGGCCTCATCGTGCCGGCGCGCCTTGGGCCGCTGGACAAGGTTGAACTGGAACTGCCTGGCTCCGCCCATCACGAGCTTCTCGCCTATCGCGTCGCACCCGGCAGCCCGGTGGCGCGCGGCGAACGCATTCCGCGCTGGGCGCGGCCCTCATTGGTGCTGCGCGACGGCCGCTCGATGCGCTTCCAGGACATGGGCCGGCTCGCCGCCGGCGACCAGGTCTACATCTTCGTGCCGGACCGCTATCCGCGCCTGCTCGACAAGCTGTTCGCCAGCCGCGCCGTGGTCGACCCCGAGGATGCCGATTTCTTCGGCGCCTTCGCCGTCGATCCCGCTCGCTCCGCAGCCGAACTGGAAGCAGCCTACACGCCGGGCCTGACCGAAGCGGAGCAGAAACAGACCGTTGGCGCGCTGGTCACCGCCCGGCTTGGCGGCCATGCCGAATATGCCGATCGCGTGCTGATCGGCCAGATCGAGCTGATCGTCAGAGATGTCGACGACAAAGGCAAGATCACGGGTCTCGGCCTCTCCTTCGAGCCGACAGCGCCGGTGGCGCGTGTGCCCGTCTTCCTGAGCGCCGGCGAGATGGGCGATCGCCTGAGCGCGTTTATCCGCAACTGGCGCAAGCCGACGGAAACGCAGATGGAAGCGGCTCGGCCCGAAGGCACTCCGCCCGAAGCGCCGGAGGCACAGAAAGCGACGACCGAAGGCTGA
- a CDS encoding DUF4164 domain-containing protein — MTGETTLKEVIARLGKAIEGLENAVAAKLEHERDYSEAEAEVQRMNADRSRLAQELDNSEARAERLEDANKEVSRRLVTAMETIRAVLDR, encoded by the coding sequence ATGACCGGGGAAACCACGCTCAAGGAAGTGATCGCCAGGCTGGGGAAGGCCATCGAAGGGCTGGAAAATGCCGTCGCCGCCAAGCTCGAGCATGAGCGCGACTATTCGGAAGCCGAGGCCGAGGTGCAGCGGATGAATGCCGACCGCTCCCGGCTGGCGCAGGAACTCGACAATTCCGAAGCGCGCGCCGAACGGCTGGAAGATGCCAACAAGGAAGTCTCGCGACGGCTGGTGACCGCGATGGAAACCATCCGCGCCGTGTTGGACAGATAG
- the rpoH gene encoding RNA polymerase sigma factor RpoH, with protein MAQSLPSIVSGEGGLSRYLEEIRRFPMLQPQEEYMLAKRYAEHEDTSAAHKLVTSHLRLVAKIAMGYRGYGLPIGEVISEGNVGLMQAVKKFEPERGFRLATYAMWWIKASIQEYILRSWSLVKMGTTANQKRLFFNLRKVKGKIQALDDGDLKPDQIAEIATRLNVSEAEVVSMNRRLSGDASLNAPIRASEGESGEWQDWLVDDHESQEDMLIEQDELENRRGMLSGALAVLNERERRIFEARRLAEEPLTLEELSSEFDISRERVRQIEVRAFEKVQDAVKAAAKRQTQALRTIEAQPAA; from the coding sequence ATGGCCCAGTCATTACCCAGTATCGTTTCCGGCGAAGGCGGCCTCAGCCGCTACCTGGAAGAAATCCGCCGCTTTCCGATGCTTCAGCCGCAGGAAGAGTACATGCTCGCCAAGCGTTATGCCGAGCATGAAGACACTTCTGCCGCCCACAAGCTCGTCACCAGCCATTTGCGGCTCGTCGCCAAGATCGCCATGGGCTATCGCGGCTACGGCCTGCCGATCGGCGAGGTGATCTCGGAAGGTAATGTCGGCCTGATGCAGGCCGTCAAGAAATTCGAACCCGAGCGCGGCTTCCGCCTCGCGACCTACGCCATGTGGTGGATCAAGGCCTCGATCCAGGAATACATCCTGCGCTCGTGGAGCCTGGTCAAGATGGGCACGACCGCCAACCAGAAGCGGCTGTTCTTCAACCTGCGCAAGGTGAAGGGCAAGATCCAGGCTCTGGATGACGGCGACCTCAAGCCCGACCAGATCGCCGAGATCGCCACGCGGCTGAACGTTTCCGAAGCCGAAGTGGTGTCGATGAACCGCCGCCTGTCGGGCGACGCATCGCTCAACGCCCCGATCCGGGCGAGCGAAGGCGAGTCCGGCGAATGGCAGGACTGGCTGGTCGACGACCACGAAAGCCAGGAAGACATGCTGATCGAGCAGGACGAGCTGGAGAACCGGCGCGGCATGCTGTCCGGCGCTCTTGCCGTGCTCAACGAGCGCGAGCGGCGCATCTTCGAGGCCCGTCGCCTCGCCGAGGAGCCGCTGACGCTGGAAGAGCTGTCTTCCGAGTTCGACATCAGCCGCGAGCGCGTGCGCCAGATCGAAGTGCGTGCCTTCGAGAAGGTGCAGGATGCGGTCAAGGCCGCCGCCAAGCGCCAGACCCAGGCGCTGCGCACCATCGAAGCACAGCCGGCGGCGTAA
- a CDS encoding MBL fold metallo-hydrolase, translating into MPLVTGFYDKPTGAIQYVVADPATKRCAIIDPILDFDERSGATDTKSADALLDFVRENGLELEWILDTHPHADHFSAAHYLKQKTGAPTAIGLRIVDVQNLWKVIYNWPDFPADGSQWDRLFAEGDTFRVGSLPVKVLFSPGHTLASISYVIGDAAFVHDTLFMPDSGTARADFPGGSAARLWRSIQDILALPDETRIFVGHDYQAGGREPLWESTVAAQKATNIHLVAARSEAEFVALRDARDRTLPMPRLILHALQVNMNGGRLPEPEANGRRYLKFPLDAL; encoded by the coding sequence ATGCCATTGGTCACAGGCTTCTATGACAAGCCGACCGGGGCCATCCAGTATGTCGTCGCCGACCCGGCGACGAAGCGATGCGCCATCATCGATCCGATCCTCGACTTCGATGAGAGGTCCGGTGCAACGGATACAAAGAGCGCCGATGCCTTGCTCGATTTCGTCAGGGAAAACGGGCTGGAGCTTGAGTGGATCCTCGACACCCATCCCCATGCCGACCATTTCTCGGCGGCGCATTACCTGAAACAGAAGACCGGGGCGCCAACCGCGATCGGCCTAAGGATCGTCGATGTCCAGAACCTGTGGAAGGTGATCTACAACTGGCCGGATTTCCCCGCCGACGGCTCGCAGTGGGACAGGCTGTTCGCAGAGGGCGATACCTTCCGTGTCGGCAGCCTGCCGGTCAAGGTGCTGTTCTCGCCTGGACATACGCTGGCCTCGATCAGCTATGTGATCGGCGACGCCGCCTTCGTGCATGATACGCTGTTCATGCCGGACAGCGGCACGGCAAGGGCCGATTTTCCCGGTGGCAGCGCAGCGCGGCTGTGGCGCTCGATCCAGGACATTCTGGCGTTGCCCGATGAGACGCGAATCTTCGTCGGCCATGACTATCAGGCCGGCGGCCGCGAACCCTTGTGGGAAAGCACGGTGGCGGCGCAGAAGGCGACAAACATCCATCTCGTGGCCGCGCGCAGCGAGGCTGAGTTCGTAGCCCTGCGCGACGCGCGCGACCGGACATTGCCGATGCCGCGGCTGATCCTGCATGCGCTGCAGGTCAACATGAACGGCGGACGGTTGCCGGAGCCGGAAGCCAATGGCCGGCGGTATCTGAAGTTTCCGCTCGACGCACTTTGA
- a CDS encoding peroxiredoxin gives MSLRINDIAPDFTAETTQGTISFHDWIGDGWALLFSHPKNFTPVCTTELGTVAGLEGEFKKRNVKIIGTSVDPVASHDKWQADIKTATGHEVHYPLIGDKDLKVAKLYDMLPAGAGDTSEGRTPADNATVRSVYLIGPDKKIKLVLTYPMTTGRNFDEILRVIDSIQLTAKHQVATPANWKQGEDVIITAAVSNEDAIKRFGAYETILPYLRKTKQPSA, from the coding sequence ATGAGCCTTCGTATCAACGATATCGCGCCCGACTTCACCGCCGAGACCACGCAAGGGACGATCAGCTTCCATGACTGGATCGGCGACGGCTGGGCGCTCTTGTTCAGCCATCCGAAGAACTTCACGCCGGTCTGCACGACCGAACTCGGTACCGTGGCCGGGCTGGAGGGCGAGTTCAAGAAACGCAACGTCAAGATCATCGGTACTTCGGTCGATCCGGTTGCGAGCCACGACAAATGGCAGGCCGACATCAAGACGGCGACCGGCCATGAGGTGCACTATCCGCTGATCGGCGACAAGGACCTCAAGGTCGCCAAGCTCTATGACATGCTGCCGGCCGGCGCCGGCGACACCTCGGAGGGCCGCACGCCCGCCGACAACGCCACCGTGCGCTCGGTCTATCTCATCGGGCCGGACAAGAAGATCAAGCTGGTGCTGACCTACCCGATGACCACGGGCCGCAACTTCGACGAGATCTTGCGCGTCATCGATTCCATCCAGCTGACCGCCAAGCACCAGGTGGCGACGCCGGCCAACTGGAAGCAGGGCGAGGACGTCATCATCACCGCCGCCGTTTCCAACGAGGATGCGATCAAGCGTTTTGGCGCTTACGAGACCATCCTGCCCTATCTCAGGAAGACCAAGCAGCCTTCCGCCTGA
- the gap gene encoding type I glyceraldehyde-3-phosphate dehydrogenase: MTVRVAINGFGRIGRNILRAIHESGRKDIDVVAVNDLGPVETNAHLLRYDSVHGRFPHEVSVEGDQITVGKEKFKVTAIKDPSQLPWKELGVDIALECTGIFTARDKAAAHLTAGAKRVLVSAPADGADLTVVYGINHDKLTKDHIVISNASCTTNCLAPLAAVLHETVGIEKGMMTTIHSYTGDQPTLDTMHKDLYRARAAALSQIPTSTGAAKAIGLVLPDLKGKLDGISIRVPTPNVSVVDFKFIAKRATTVQEINEAVIAASNGKLKGILGVTHHPNVSIDFNHDPRSSILALDQTKVMDGNFVSVLSWYDNEWGFSNRMSDTAVAFGKTIA; encoded by the coding sequence ATGACCGTCAGAGTTGCCATCAACGGATTCGGCCGCATCGGCCGCAACATCCTGCGCGCCATCCATGAATCCGGCCGCAAGGACATCGACGTCGTCGCCGTCAACGATCTCGGCCCGGTCGAGACCAACGCCCACCTGCTGCGCTATGACAGCGTGCATGGCCGCTTCCCGCACGAAGTCAGCGTCGAAGGCGACCAGATCACCGTCGGCAAGGAAAAATTCAAGGTCACCGCGATCAAGGATCCGAGCCAGCTGCCGTGGAAGGAACTCGGCGTCGACATCGCGCTCGAATGCACCGGCATCTTCACCGCGCGCGACAAGGCCGCGGCCCATCTGACCGCCGGCGCCAAGCGCGTGCTGGTCTCGGCACCTGCAGATGGTGCTGACCTGACCGTGGTCTACGGCATCAACCACGACAAGCTGACCAAGGACCACATCGTCATCTCCAACGCGTCCTGCACCACCAATTGCCTGGCGCCGCTGGCCGCCGTGCTGCACGAGACGGTCGGCATCGAAAAAGGCATGATGACGACGATCCATTCCTACACGGGCGACCAGCCGACGCTGGACACCATGCACAAGGATCTCTACCGCGCCCGCGCCGCTGCCCTGTCGCAGATCCCGACCTCGACCGGTGCCGCCAAGGCGATCGGCCTCGTTCTGCCCGACCTCAAGGGCAAGCTCGACGGCATCTCGATCCGCGTGCCGACGCCTAACGTCTCGGTCGTCGACTTCAAGTTCATCGCCAAGCGCGCGACCACGGTTCAGGAAATCAACGAAGCGGTCATCGCCGCCTCCAATGGCAAGCTCAAGGGCATTCTCGGCGTCACCCATCACCCGAATGTCTCGATCGATTTCAACCATGATCCGCGGTCGTCGATCCTGGCACTCGACCAGACCAAGGTGATGGACGGCAACTTTGTTTCGGTGCTGTCCTGGTACGACAATGAATGGGGCTTCTCCAACCGTATGAGCGACACCGCGGTCGCCTTCGGCAAGACCATCGCCTGA
- a CDS encoding cell division protein ZapA, which produces MAQVTVSIDGKQYRMACDEGQEEHLIDLAERFDRYVSHLKDSFGEIGDQRLTVMAGIMVMDELSELQKRVKGMESEVLTLRKTRDEALTKADKNDGVLTNALGALAQRMEDLTATLAVNKA; this is translated from the coding sequence ATGGCACAGGTCACGGTTTCAATAGACGGCAAGCAGTATCGCATGGCCTGCGACGAGGGCCAGGAAGAGCATCTGATCGACCTTGCCGAGCGTTTCGACCGCTATGTCTCGCATCTGAAGGATTCTTTTGGCGAGATTGGCGACCAGCGGCTGACCGTCATGGCCGGCATCATGGTGATGGACGAACTCTCGGAGTTGCAGAAACGCGTCAAGGGCATGGAAAGCGAAGTGCTGACGTTGCGCAAGACGCGCGACGAGGCACTGACCAAGGCCGACAAGAATGACGGCGTGCTGACCAACGCCCTCGGCGCTTTGGCGCAGCGTATGGAAGATCTGACGGCGACGCTGGCCGTCAACAAGGCCTGA
- the tkt gene encoding transketolase: protein MTSREQHDRMANAIRFLSMDAVEKAQSGHPGLPMGCADIATVLFTRFLKYDPKAPHWPDRDRFILSAGHGSMLLYSLLHLTGYEDMTIDQIKHFRQLGSKTAGHPEYGHATGIETTTGPLGQGLANSVGFALGERIMNAAFGNDLVNHYTYVLAGDGCLMEGVSQEAIALAGHLKLNRLIVFWDNNNISIDGPVSLSDNTDQVARFQASGWNASHIDGTDPEAIAYAIEAARHSDKPTMIACKTTIGFGAPTKAGTNKAHGSPLGADEIAGARKFFNWDSPPFEIPADILDAWRTAGKSGAKPRADWEGRLAKAEPKLKAEFERRIAGKLPSNFDAVIADYKKKLSADKPKVATRKSSEMALEVINGAVPETIGGSADLTGSNNTKTSQTKNITPDDYGQRYVHYGIREHGMAAAINGLTLYGGLIAYGGTFMCFSDYARPSMRLSSLMGIRSIFVMTHDSIGLGEDGPTHQPVEHLAALRAIPNHNVFRPADAVETAECWQIAIESEKTPSTLALTRQNLPTVRTEHSAKNLSSQGAYELAAANGEAAVTIFATGSEIEIALGARDLLEKHGHPTRVVSVPCFELFDKQSDDYRKKTIGNAPIKMAIEAGIRQGWDHLIGSDGIFIGMTGFGASGTIEQLYPHFGITAEAAAKAAEARLHAK, encoded by the coding sequence ATGACGTCGCGTGAACAACATGACCGGATGGCCAATGCGATCCGCTTTCTCTCCATGGACGCCGTCGAGAAGGCCCAGTCCGGCCATCCTGGCCTGCCGATGGGCTGCGCCGACATCGCCACGGTGCTGTTCACGCGCTTCCTGAAATACGACCCCAAGGCGCCGCACTGGCCCGATCGCGACCGCTTCATCCTGTCGGCCGGCCATGGCTCGATGCTGCTCTATTCTTTGCTGCATCTGACCGGCTATGAAGACATGACCATCGACCAGATCAAGCATTTCCGCCAGCTGGGCTCGAAGACCGCCGGCCATCCCGAATACGGCCACGCCACCGGCATCGAGACGACGACCGGCCCGCTCGGTCAGGGTCTGGCCAATTCGGTCGGCTTCGCGCTCGGCGAGCGCATTATGAACGCTGCCTTCGGCAACGACCTCGTCAACCACTATACCTACGTACTGGCCGGTGACGGCTGCCTGATGGAAGGAGTTTCCCAGGAAGCCATCGCGCTGGCCGGCCATCTCAAGCTCAACAGGCTGATCGTCTTCTGGGACAACAACAACATCTCGATCGACGGTCCGGTCTCGCTGTCCGACAACACCGATCAGGTCGCCCGCTTCCAGGCCTCCGGCTGGAACGCCAGCCACATCGACGGCACCGATCCGGAAGCGATCGCCTATGCCATCGAAGCCGCCCGCCATTCCGACAAGCCGACGATGATCGCCTGCAAGACGACCATCGGCTTCGGCGCCCCGACCAAGGCCGGCACCAACAAGGCGCACGGTTCGCCGCTGGGCGCCGACGAGATCGCTGGCGCGCGCAAGTTCTTCAATTGGGATTCGCCGCCCTTCGAGATTCCGGCCGACATCCTCGACGCATGGCGTACTGCCGGCAAGTCCGGCGCCAAGCCGCGCGCCGACTGGGAAGGCCGCCTGGCCAAGGCCGAGCCCAAGCTCAAGGCCGAGTTCGAGCGCCGGATCGCCGGCAAGCTGCCGTCCAACTTCGACGCCGTCATCGCCGACTACAAGAAGAAGCTCTCGGCCGACAAGCCGAAGGTCGCCACCCGCAAATCGTCGGAAATGGCGCTGGAAGTCATCAACGGCGCGGTGCCGGAAACCATCGGCGGCTCCGCCGACCTGACCGGCTCCAACAACACCAAGACCAGCCAGACCAAGAACATCACGCCGGACGATTATGGCCAGCGCTATGTCCACTATGGCATCCGCGAGCATGGCATGGCGGCCGCGATCAACGGCCTGACGCTCTATGGCGGCCTCATCGCCTATGGCGGGACCTTCATGTGCTTCTCCGACTATGCCCGTCCCTCGATGCGGCTGTCCTCGCTGATGGGCATCCGCTCGATCTTCGTCATGACCCATGATTCCATTGGTCTGGGCGAAGATGGCCCGACGCACCAGCCGGTCGAGCATCTGGCGGCCCTGCGCGCCATCCCCAACCACAACGTCTTCCGTCCGGCCGACGCGGTAGAAACCGCCGAATGCTGGCAGATCGCCATCGAATCCGAAAAGACGCCGTCAACCCTGGCGCTGACCCGCCAGAATCTGCCGACGGTGCGCACCGAGCATTCGGCCAAGAACCTGAGCAGCCAGGGCGCCTACGAGTTGGCAGCGGCCAATGGCGAGGCAGCGGTGACGATCTTCGCCACCGGCTCCGAGATCGAGATCGCCCTTGGTGCCCGTGACTTGTTGGAAAAGCATGGCCACCCGACCCGCGTCGTCTCGGTGCCTTGCTTCGAACTGTTCGACAAGCAGAGCGACGACTATCGCAAGAAGACGATCGGCAATGCGCCGATCAAGATGGCGATCGAGGCCGGTATCCGTCAGGGCTGGGATCACCTCATCGGCTCGGACGGCATCTTCATCGGCATGACCGGCTTCGGCGCCTCCGGCACGATCGAACAGCTCTACCCGCATTTCGGCATCACCGCCGAGGCAGCGGCCAAGGCAGCGGAAGCCCGCCTGCACGCAAAATAA